atACATATGTGACCACAAACAGTATATAGTCGGAGGTTTTTGACTGATGAGGAGCTCACCCAATATCCACTTCAAGAAGAAAACCCCTTCAGTAGTGGATATTGTAGGCGCCAACCACGTACTGTTATTTCTATCAAAAACAGAGAaggttgagcatctgaagtctttcctccttcACAATATCAGTAGCATATTAATGAGAGGTTTATTTACTATTGTAGAAATTAAACTGAGGTTCATTAACAATACACCATCATTAGTTTGAATTATCCAGTAAATAAAAGTAATCATTTTCTTTCAGGCGCAATGGTGCTAGCGAATTGCAGCATCAACACCAAAGATTTCTTGCTACACTGGATCAAAGCAGTTCTGAGATCATCATTTGCCTTCCAGGCCATCAGCATCCTGACCTTTATTCTTGGGGTGCCTGGAAATGGGCTAGTCCTCTGGATGCTTGGCTTCCGTCTGCCACTTACTGAGACCACCGTCTTCTTCCTTAACCTGTCACTGGCTGACTTCCTCTATGTCCTTTTTGTTCCACTGCGAGTGGTATACTCTAATCGTCTCTTTGATTGGCCCTTTGGAGAATTTTTGTGTAAGATGGACTTCTTTGTGGCATTCATAAACATGCATGCCAGCATTTTCTTCCTAGCGATGGTCAGTGCGGACCGGTGTCTTTTGGTAACAATGCCTGTTTGGTATCGGAAACGGAGATCAAAGAGGTTCTCCTATATGGCATGCATTTTGGTATGGCTGCTGTCTATTGTGTTATGCTCCCCTTATCTTTTATTCTCTAGTGCCCAAATCATGTTCAACAAAACCATCTGCTTCATCAACTATTATCCCACAGTTGAAAACACTGCCTATAATTGGCAAGAGAAAACTATGGTTCTTGTGCGATTTTTGATAGCCTTCTTCATCCCCATCATCATGATTATCAGTTGCTATATAATCATTGGACTGAGGGTGCGCCGAATGAATTTGGGAAATCCTGCACGAGTCTACCGGATTGCCATTGTCACTGTCCTAGCGTTTTTCATCAACTGGACACCCTACCAAATTTTCAGTATCATCAGTCTCTTCCAGAATGTAAAGCTTAATTGCA
This genomic interval from Microcaecilia unicolor chromosome 1, aMicUni1.1, whole genome shotgun sequence contains the following:
- the GPR152 gene encoding probable G-protein coupled receptor 152; translated protein: MVLANCSINTKDFLLHWIKAVLRSSFAFQAISILTFILGVPGNGLVLWMLGFRLPLTETTVFFLNLSLADFLYVLFVPLRVVYSNRLFDWPFGEFLCKMDFFVAFINMHASIFFLAMVSADRCLLVTMPVWYRKRRSKRFSYMACILVWLLSIVLCSPYLLFSSAQIMFNKTICFINYYPTVENTAYNWQEKTMVLVRFLIAFFIPIIMIISCYIIIGLRVRRMNLGNPARVYRIAIVTVLAFFINWTPYQIFSIISLFQNVKLNCSFHPSVFIGYPVVYAFAYINSCINPILYVYVGGGFTRKLLQSLVAVFEKAFNEDDLSERKGLSGGCH